TTCATCTGCTTGCATGCAGCATCCCAAAAGCTTAACCAGATTCCGGTGTTGAAGTTTTGCAATATGCATGACCTCATTCTTGAACTCATCAAGTCCTTGTCTTGAGCTCTTTGAGAGCCTCTTCACAGCTATTTCTTGTCCATCTTCTAGTATTCCCTGTAAATAATCATACCTTGCAATTAACAGTCAGTTTGTATGTAAAATTTGAGAAATTGCTTAATTCTGCATGTTACTTGCATTTGTTTGAACTGATAAAAGTTGGAACACTTTGTAAGCAATTGCTTTTTCATCTGTAAGAAAGGGTAAATTCAATCTATCAAATAGATTTGAGATAACTAGTACCAGCGAACTACTATGGTGGCCTGGAGTTTCTTTTATGAATCTCCGTGCCCATCAATAAATTGCATGATTACTTGTTATATCATTACCTTATAAACAGGTCCGAAACCCCCTTCTCCTAGTTTATTGGTAAGAGAAAAGTTATTGGTGACACAAGCAATTGTACCGAAATCAAACAGCTGAAGTTCTGGATCTTCCTTCTTGCAGGTATCATCTCTTCTTCCTCCAAGAATACCTGTCACTTTTCCTAAAAAGTAAAGTAGAGTAGGTGTCATCTCTTCTGGATCTCTATTTTATGATGTACAAACATTTCATTGTCATTTCAAATACAATAATGATTGTGATTTGTCACTCAGATTACTACAGATCAAAGTTAATTGTAGAAAATTGCAGTGGGCAGGGGAAATAGTTAATTCTTTAGATTGAACAACTTACTGCCCTTCTGCTGCTTCTTTTTCCGAACAAGTAGAACCAAGACTATGCCAATAAGCTGCATTCCTGCTGTTACCACAGAGATCACTATGATCCTCGTATGTTTCGTTTTATTGGATTTAGTCCCATCTTCATCATTGTGATCTGACACAAGGCAGTTGGCAGAAAACTGGCAGTTAAAGATCAACAATATGAAAGTACGGCCGatcaccattttattttttggttggtTAGTATAGTATAGATAACATTTCAGCTATCTAATGAATTCACAATAAACAGTGTCACTGAATATTTTAATACTACTTGAGGTTTTTAGAAGTTACAATTACCACTTTTGTAAAGTAAATCAGTCTATCATGTTGCCAGATGATATGTTTACCTATTCATTTTTATTGTCTCAAGTTCTCTTATACCCTATGAATTTAGAGCCAACTATTTACGCGATGTAGACCAACTAGCATCAACAAAGAAATGCTTCCACATACCTATGGCCTGTTATAAACTTCGATTCCCTGATTTAAGGATgttaaagaaagcaagaaaatttGCTTCACTTGCATGTTGCTTTTTTTCTAACCTTTCACACCAGTTATCTTGTGGCTAATCTACTTTTTAcgtgaattaaattttaatgttattacaATCCCAGAATTAGAGACTGTTTTTTCAGGTCATAGATAACTTCATACCTTGTTCTGATGCAGCCATCCTTATATAAATGTCCTGCCCGTTGTCATTTAATTGTCTAATATCAATCAAGTCACTGAACCAGAGCAGGCACCCACTTCCTCCTTCCCTGATGTCCAGATTTGCATAAGCTGTACATGAGCAGTTCTTCATACACATGCTCTTGCATTGCTCGAGATTCATGCTCTTATCAAACCACGATTTTCTCGTCTCTGGCAGCTCTACGCCAGAATACCTTTGAAACACATCTCCTGTGCAGTTCAGTGGAGTCCTTCTAGCACAACCATCTGACCAGTTCATCATGTCCCAAGTTCTTGGAACTTTCGGTAGAAATCCTTTCAAGCAACCACATGCTGGGGAGTAGTTAATATCACAGCTCCCATATGCACCACACACTGCATATCGGTTACAATCATCAACAAACAGTGTAAGATAAAACGTCCAGATACCTGTTTCATTGGTCCATATTAAACGCTGGACGTCCCCGTTTGGAGTTAGGACTAGCCTTGAAAGAATTGAATTGTTAAGAAGCTGGTATCTGTAAAATATCTCCTTGTCATTAAACACAAACTCGTATTTGTATACAGAGTTCGGCCGTAATTGAGGACCACCGAAACGCAGGCCATTCCAGGGTCCAGACCGAAACCGCGGAATTGAATTCTCTGTCAGAATTAGCTCAGGATATCCACTAGGATCAAATCTGAAAGTAAAGTTACCTCTAGATGGATCGTCAGTTGTCTTCCACGATGTCAAGGGCCGATCAAAGCCTGTTATTGAATTCCTTCCCATCTTCATCCCTGGCAGGAGTGTATCACATGGATAATCGAAACTTTGCCACAAGGAGTTTTCCAGGTCACTATCATCCTCTTCTCTGACAACAATATTCCCTGAATCCAAAAGCTGTGCTACTGGAAATCTTGCAGACCTAGAGGCGTTGGAAGACCAAATGATGCTCTCGTTGTGATTGAGAAGGACTAGAAGTCCCTCGCCAGTAACCCTTAACACACCTGATGAATTGGTGAGGGGGATTTCCCTGTTGGCAACCCAAACTACAGTCATGACGGATACCTTGTTGTACCATATACCCAAGTATCGGTTTTTGGAGCTGCCTGGGCTGAAAAATCCCATTTTAAAGCTCCCATCAGCAGAGACCATGCTTTCTCCATCTCTGATAGATTGAGTTGTATTTATGGTGTCAATTGCAGTGGATATTTTAATGATCAGCAACAAAATAGAGATATAAAGCAGCGCAGAAGTGCTATCTACATATGCATTCATAATTTTTGCTGCAGTGAACTTTGTCATGGTAATGCTTGaataaacttttatttcttGCCTTCTTTTACTTTGATTTTGGTGAGCAAGTGATGAATTAGAGAAATGATAAGTCCGAAAgttctattatttttcaatgttttactCTTATGGTCTCTGAAATGGCCTTTCCATGCATCTTCTGAATGATAATCGGCATATAAGACTTCGATGATAACAATTTGACCCCCTCTGTGCGTTCTCATTCTCTACTTACAATGTCGTCATCACTGAAGTTTCAAATGTCTTCTATGAGTTGTATGATTAGCTCATTTTAACACTATTTAGTCTTCATTGTCGTGTAGAATAATCTGgttttcaaaattgaaatttcgTTGGAACAGACATAAATTTCTGCGCGAAACCGACTCTTTGTTTGAATGCTATTGTCCCTGAGCTGGATGTACTTGACCAAATCACATATGCAAGTCttgtaaatgagaaaaaaactgcaaggaaataattaaaatatatttgaccgATGGACAGTAAAAGAGCGATTAATATtgtgataatgaatattttttaaaacgttctgaaaataatattaaaaaaaagatttgctcaagttatgcataaaaaaaattcaattttttaaaactaaaaataaacaagctctAACTCCACGCTGATGTAGCTAGTCAATCTGCTCGTGTCATGCATGCTTGGGACGGATGTGAATTTcgccctttttctttttctttcttttttttcccatacAATATGCTGTTTTATGATGTGTGCTCTATGAATATGGAATACTTCTTCCATAAATATTAGTTTatagttgaaattgaaatatatgttttgatttttatttttttttatttcaccttgatatttagaaaaaattctaatataattattatgtgtgtttgatattgtacacaagtaatattaacaaaaagaattatgtattctaaaaatgaaaaaacaaagaatgtttatttaaactgattttttagcggaaaaattcatgaaaataataataaaaaatttagatagaAAAGGGTttggaaaataagaaaaaaaataaaaatcttatttataaaaccaagaaaaaatagaaaataaaagagaataaaattcaaatccaaaaaactCAATCGAAGTAAAAAACACTCCAAACTCTTTTGACCCAAAACCACAAGAAAAGCTGAAAGCTAAGAGGcctaaaataagacaaaaaacaaaattggccTCGAGCTCCACGACACGCCATTCATTTACCACTTGTTGGAATTTCCGGTCATTATCGggattgtttaaaaatataattgtagttggttttcacttgaaaatgaattaaaataatatattttttaatttttaaaattatttttattattaatatattaaaataatttaaaaacactaaaaaatatattaatttaaagtaaatttaaaactttaattttttttaaattatttttgaaatgtaaaaacaaacagaatCAAATACAAGTgtcagattttaatttttcctccCCTGCATTCCCAATAACtaccaaaaataatttactcTACTTCCTAAACAATATTGAAGCAGCTAAAACTAGGCATTGCTGTGAATTAGCTTTCAAATTCTAtattaatttaacttgattGCAATCAAAATGActattgataaaattttaatagctagcattgaagaataaaaacaaagttaaaatgaaa
This is a stretch of genomic DNA from Populus alba chromosome 11, ASM523922v2, whole genome shotgun sequence. It encodes these proteins:
- the LOC118047487 gene encoding G-type lectin S-receptor-like serine/threonine-protein kinase At4g27290; protein product: MTKFTAAKIMNAYVDSTSALLYISILLLIIKISTAIDTINTTQSIRDGESMVSADGSFKMGFFSPGSSKNRYLGIWYNKVSVMTVVWVANREIPLTNSSGVLRVTGEGLLVLLNHNESIIWSSNASRSARFPVAQLLDSGNIVVREEDDSDLENSLWQSFDYPCDTLLPGMKMGRNSITGFDRPLTSWKTTDDPSRGNFTFRFDPSGYPELILTENSIPRFRSGPWNGLRFGGPQLRPNSVYKYEFVFNDKEIFYRYQLLNNSILSRLVLTPNGDVQRLIWTNETGIWTFYLTLFVDDCNRYAVCGAYGSCDINYSPACGCLKGFLPKVPRTWDMMNWSDGCARRTPLNCTGDVFQRYSGVELPETRKSWFDKSMNLEQCKSMCMKNCSCTAYANLDIREGGSGCLLWFSDLIDIRQLNDNGQDIYIRMAASEQDHNDEDGTKSNKTKHTRIIVISVVTAGMQLIGIVLVLLVRKKKQQKGRKVTGILGGRRDDTCKKEDPELQLFDFGTIACVTNNFSLTNKLGEGGFGPVYKGILEDGQEIAVKRLSKSSRQGLDEFKNEVMHIAKLQHRNLVKLLGCCMQADERILIYEFMPKKSLDIFIFDRTHSALLDWPQRYHIINGIARGLLYLHQDSRLRIIHRDLKASNILLDNNMNPKISDFGLARSFGENETEANTNRVVGTYGYISPEYAIDGLYSVKSDVFSFGVLVLEIVNGNRNRGFCHPDHHLNLLGHAWRLFTEGRSSELITEPIAESCNLSEALRSIHVGLLCVQCHPNDRPSMSSVVLMLSGEGKLPQPKQPGFFTERTLVEANSSSIKNTSCSVNDSNITLLEAR